The window CCTTCAACAACTTTTCTTATATAGCTATCCTTTCTTAGCCTTGACATTACACCTATCCTAACACCAAATGGAGACAATCTTTCAAAAAAAGTTTTATAATGTTGTTCAGCCAAAATTGTGGTAGGAACTAAAACCATTACTTGATTTCCATTTAGAATATGCAAAAAAGCTGTCCTAACAGCAATTTCAGTTTTACCAAAACCCACATCACCACAAATTACTCTATCCATAATTCTACCTGAAGTAAGATCAGATTTGATTTCTTCCAAAACTCTTATCTGGTCCGGTGTTTCTTCGTAAGGAAAACTGTCTTCGAGAAGTTGATACTCTTCAAAATCTACTTTAAGCGGTTCTTTCTTCTGTATTTGTCTTATAGCTTTCAACCTCAATAAGTCCCTGGAAAACTTTAATATACTCTCCTTTACCTTTTGCTTTACATTTTTCCAATTACCACTCCTTAGAGAACTTATATTGGGCTTTTCACTCCCTATATACTTACTCAACAAGTTAAAATGCTCAGGCGGAATATACAACAAATCACCGTTTTCATACTCTATACAAGCAAATTCTTTAACACTATCAAAATACCTTATCTCCTTTATACCTCTGAATATACCTATACCATAATTAGAGTGAACTACATAATCTCCTTCCTTTATATTCTCAAATAGGTAAATCTCCTTAACCTCATCAGATGAAATCTGAATGTCTTGAGTTGAGTACTCGACAAACTCTCTGTTTAACAATTCCTTAACCGTCATAACTGAAATATCATCAGTCTCAAACCCTCGAGGTAAATTTAAACCCTCTAGTACCTTTACAGAACCATCTGCAAAACCCTTCTTGTTCAAAAACTCCAAAAATTCATTAAATCCTTTCACATTAATTACATTGTACGGAATTCCATACTTCCTAAATATGCTTCCCGCCTTAGTAGTATACTTTCTATTAGGAGATAAAAAAATAAAAGTAGACTTCTGAAGCTTTGAAAATATATACTTGGAAAGAAAGTCAAAATTAGGTAAGTTCATTTCATCACTTATAAAAATTGGAAACAAGTCAATTCTATTATCCAAATACCCTATCACTGGCAAATGAAATATGACATCATCTGGTACTAAATAACCATCCTTGTTCGGTAATTTATTATATAAGTTATTAATTTCTTCAACAATACCTTTGTATTCACTCTCTAGAAAATGATAATGCTCTGAAGAAAAAACCCTCTTATCTCTAAACAGCTCATAAAAAGATATATTACGACTCGATTTTCCAAACATATTGAGAAAATCATTCTCATAAGGCGGCAATACAATTACCTCATCAATTTCTTCTATACTTCTCTGTGTTTCAACATCAAATAACCTTATACTAGCTACCTCATCAAAATCCACTACCATCCTAACTGGTAGTTTGTAACAAGGACAAAACATATCAAGTACACTACCTTTTAAAGAACATTCACCATAATCACTTACTTTACTAACAAATTCATAACCAAAAGATATCAATTTTAACTTTAACTCTTCTAATGATATGGAACTATGTTTCAAAATCTTGATACCACTTTCTCTCAAAAAGTTCTCTGAAATAGTTCTAAGTAACAATGCTTCTAAAGTTGTTACTACTGTCTTATCTTCATTCACCAAAACCTGCCTAATAGTTTCTATTCTTTGCTTTGCTTCATCAAAGGGTGGTACTGAATGAATATAAGGATATATATTCAAGGACGGTAAAAAGCAAAAACTATCTATAGATAAATCATCTATAAGATTCTTGAAAGACAGAAAATTTTCTTTACTCAAAACAACAATATCCAACTTCGAATGAAAAAACAAAACCTTGTAAAGCTTTACCAGATCTTCTGAATTAGAAAATTTTTTTATCATAATCTAACTGGCATAGTAAACAACTCTTAAAAACCCTTAGAGGAATTTTAATCAAAAACCTCACTCTACCAAGGTTATACCTTTTGAGAATTTTATTTCACTGACTTTGAATTTAGCGAGTTCTTCTCCCATTTGGGTTAAGCTTTCTATTATTTTAGGTAATCTTTCACTTGCTTTGACAAGGATTTCAACTGCTCCTTTTAGGACATCATATACTTCATTAAACCTTTCATTTAGAGTATTGACAGACTCATTTGCTTCATAGACTGCTTTAA of the Brevinematales bacterium genome contains:
- a CDS encoding helicase-related protein: MIKKFSNSEDLVKLYKVLFFHSKLDIVVLSKENFLSFKNLIDDLSIDSFCFLPSLNIYPYIHSVPPFDEAKQRIETIRQVLVNEDKTVVTTLEALLLRTISENFLRESGIKILKHSSISLEELKLKLISFGYEFVSKVSDYGECSLKGSVLDMFCPCYKLPVRMVVDFDEVASIRLFDVETQRSIEEIDEVIVLPPYENDFLNMFGKSSRNISFYELFRDKRVFSSEHYHFLESEYKGIVEEINNLYNKLPNKDGYLVPDDVIFHLPVIGYLDNRIDLFPIFISDEMNLPNFDFLSKYIFSKLQKSTFIFLSPNRKYTTKAGSIFRKYGIPYNVINVKGFNEFLEFLNKKGFADGSVKVLEGLNLPRGFETDDISVMTVKELLNREFVEYSTQDIQISSDEVKEIYLFENIKEGDYVVHSNYGIGIFRGIKEIRYFDSVKEFACIEYENGDLLYIPPEHFNLLSKYIGSEKPNISSLRSGNWKNVKQKVKESILKFSRDLLRLKAIRQIQKKEPLKVDFEEYQLLEDSFPYEETPDQIRVLEEIKSDLTSGRIMDRVICGDVGFGKTEIAVRTAFLHILNGNQVMVLVPTTILAEQHYKTFFERLSPFGVRIGVMSRLRKDSYIRKVVEGISDGSIDLVIGTHALIVGERVIDKFKKIGLVIIDEEHKFGVKHKEDILKGRENVDVLMLSATPIPRTLGMSLSNLKDISIITTPPLSRKPIKTYIVEWNDEVIRDAITREINRGGQVLIVNDKISGIENLKKRIAIILNGMLSDGDICVLHGQMNKSEIENIYFDFVDGKYKIMVSTTISESGLDIPSVNTVIINNAHLFGLADLHQIRGRVGRRDVEGYAYFIYPSKYIISELQMKRLSVIEEHSDLGAGFRIAMKDLEFRGAGNLLGKEQHGNIKTVGYVFYVRMLSETLKFISESMDEKNIVDYSDPVVYFDFGRVFPENFNIPESDKVEIMLKMNIAYTEKQINYILSEVADRYGKIPEGLYTLADIVRFRMHIKKFGIEEVFDTPEGIEIKFSRNKLPDVEKLVELISEGKYSVQIPPEASNMVVLKVSSSSVNDKIQEVLNFLGELFG